In Chitinophaga sp. HK235, a single window of DNA contains:
- a CDS encoding glycosyltransferase family A protein, which translates to MNTNHPLISCICITRGKPAMLARAVACFKMQSYPNKELIVVYEEDDQPTAGYVRQCNDKEVFFLCVRTASGYTLGELRNIGIEKAAGEFICQWDDDDWYHSGRLERQYNELLRNNRHGAVLTHWMVYDAVRKNAYISNQRIWEGSILCRKATMLLKPYESKRIGEDTATTDYLAAENHLHLIDDQPGLYIYIYHGNNTWNADHWEYIFECSEQLPEADATQITDILGGVYTVDTGSVLLDEIVERFRTRTVTGLMMQ; encoded by the coding sequence ATGAATACAAACCATCCACTGATATCCTGTATATGCATAACCAGGGGTAAACCCGCTATGCTGGCAAGGGCAGTCGCCTGTTTCAAAATGCAGTCCTATCCCAATAAGGAGCTGATTGTTGTTTATGAAGAGGATGATCAGCCTACTGCAGGATACGTGCGGCAATGCAATGATAAGGAGGTGTTTTTTCTCTGTGTCAGAACAGCGTCTGGTTATACCCTGGGCGAGTTAAGAAATATTGGAATCGAAAAAGCTGCTGGAGAATTTATTTGTCAGTGGGATGATGATGACTGGTACCATAGCGGCCGCCTGGAAAGGCAGTATAATGAGCTGCTACGAAACAATCGTCATGGTGCGGTGCTGACCCATTGGATGGTGTACGATGCGGTGAGGAAAAACGCTTATATCTCCAACCAAAGGATATGGGAAGGCAGCATTCTCTGCAGGAAAGCGACCATGTTGTTAAAACCATATGAAAGTAAGCGCATCGGGGAAGATACCGCCACTACCGACTACCTGGCCGCAGAAAATCACCTTCACCTGATCGATGATCAGCCAGGCCTGTATATCTATATCTACCACGGTAACAATACATGGAATGCGGACCATTGGGAGTATATCTTCGAATGCAGTGAACAGCTTCCGGAGGCTGATGCTACCCAGATAACAGATATCCTGGGTGGGGTATATACAGTTGATACCGGTTCGGTACTGCTGGATGAAATCGTGGAACGTTTCCGGACGCGCACTGTTACCGGATTAATGATGCAATAA
- a CDS encoding glycosyltransferase family 2 protein: protein MLSSSIQKVSRFRWIGQPVPQGARKVALLIPQYNESSNCQFEQRLRYFQSIKEKYHDILDTILIDDGSTDDSLVKLKMFSDNTPSPFYVAAVFPNAQKVGALYATILSLSHEFIILSDFDTDIHGVEQLINHLDSLRNGAMMGGYFRMLPYEGEGATFRFQQLEYALLRSLYKYHQKEQSIPVMPGAGCCYKRSVLISIYEKHSGLRSGEDREATLLGLKMGYGTKYIREVMTLTRPPLSFNALIRQRTRWYLGYIETLNKERSYYRSQISNRTAMGIRTILEMLTVLLILLLVPAVIIAGIINPTVAAGILGIVYISYVAGSLYLAVTSPGEIGKMNWKNWGTILVFPFMKVTLEYVSWIKAMLIYRRKKHSYADPAPRATDIYIYRQAARQSLEY, encoded by the coding sequence ATGCTTTCTTCCTCTATCCAAAAAGTAAGCCGGTTCAGGTGGATTGGGCAACCCGTTCCCCAGGGCGCCAGGAAAGTGGCATTACTCATCCCGCAATACAACGAAAGCAGTAACTGCCAGTTTGAGCAGCGGCTCCGGTATTTCCAGTCTATAAAGGAAAAGTACCACGATATACTCGATACGATCCTCATTGATGATGGTTCTACAGACGATAGCCTGGTAAAGCTGAAAATGTTTTCAGACAATACACCGTCGCCATTTTATGTGGCTGCTGTGTTTCCGAATGCACAGAAGGTCGGGGCATTATATGCTACTATATTGTCGCTGTCTCATGAATTCATCATCCTTTCGGATTTTGACACCGACATACATGGTGTGGAGCAATTGATCAACCACCTTGATAGCCTCCGTAACGGCGCTATGATGGGCGGGTATTTCCGGATGCTTCCCTACGAAGGGGAAGGCGCCACCTTCCGGTTCCAGCAGCTGGAATACGCCTTACTCAGAAGTCTTTACAAATACCATCAGAAAGAACAAAGTATACCGGTGATGCCCGGGGCGGGATGCTGTTACAAAAGAAGTGTACTGATAAGCATATACGAAAAACATAGCGGGCTGCGGAGTGGCGAAGACAGGGAAGCCACGTTATTAGGGCTGAAAATGGGATACGGCACGAAATACATCAGGGAAGTGATGACACTGACCCGTCCCCCGCTTTCGTTTAATGCACTGATCAGACAGCGGACACGATGGTATCTGGGGTATATCGAAACGTTGAATAAAGAACGGTCGTATTATCGCTCTCAGATCAGCAACCGAACGGCAATGGGTATACGAACGATCCTTGAGATGCTGACAGTATTACTGATCCTGCTGCTGGTGCCTGCCGTGATAATAGCTGGCATCATCAACCCCACCGTTGCAGCAGGAATACTGGGCATAGTATACATTAGTTATGTTGCCGGTAGCCTGTACCTGGCCGTCACTTCACCAGGAGAAATCGGTAAAATGAACTGGAAGAACTGGGGTACTATCCTGGTTTTTCCCTTTATGAAAGTCACCCTGGAATATGTATCCTGGATAAAGGCCATGCTGATATATCGCAGGAAAAAGCATTCCTATGCCGATCCTGCACCACGGGCAACGGATATCTATATTTACCGTCAGGCAGCGAGGCAATCACTCGAATATTGA
- a CDS encoding transcription termination/antitermination protein NusG — protein sequence MSSFNPGWYVLYTRPNRERAIASHLERRAMDFYLPTIRVCKKWSDRKKVVESPLFSSYIFVNLHSSSDYFTSLEIPGTIEYIRFGKQLAGVSESVVKSLRIVVDSKKELLLCRENIATGEPLHITDGPLSGLECEMVQYHGRDKILVRVTLLSRVILVDMPVGSLTRAADTCY from the coding sequence ATGAGCAGCTTTAATCCGGGATGGTATGTGCTATATACCAGGCCCAATCGTGAACGAGCTATTGCTTCACACCTTGAACGCAGAGCAATGGATTTTTATCTGCCTACGATCAGGGTTTGTAAAAAATGGTCTGACAGAAAAAAGGTTGTAGAGTCTCCTTTGTTTAGTTCCTATATCTTCGTTAATCTTCATTCTTCTTCCGACTATTTTACTTCACTGGAAATTCCCGGAACCATTGAATATATACGATTTGGCAAGCAGCTGGCCGGTGTCAGTGAATCCGTAGTTAAAAGTCTCCGGATAGTTGTTGATTCAAAAAAGGAATTGCTGTTGTGTCGGGAAAATATTGCCACCGGCGAACCGCTGCATATCACGGATGGCCCGCTTTCAGGGCTGGAATGTGAAATGGTGCAGTATCACGGCAGGGATAAGATCCTGGTACGTGTAACCCTGCTGAGCCGCGTTATACTGGTGGATATGCCGGTCGGGTCTCTCACAAGAGCTGCCGATACCTGTTATTAA
- a CDS encoding lipocalin family protein, which translates to MKSMRMQTTLLAAAVMLFAACQNGQKDQTNQQEQGKATAPEQPALVNKEKLAGKWTQPIPGQEPAVQGIEIKADGSASSINMHTLIYEKWQLNGDTLLLWNHTTGVKESGAGVDTAVITTLTDSTLTLTSSNGSHSNYTREK; encoded by the coding sequence ATGAAATCAATGAGAATGCAAACCACGCTTTTAGCTGCTGCAGTAATGCTGTTTGCTGCTTGTCAGAATGGTCAAAAAGATCAAACCAACCAACAAGAACAAGGTAAAGCTACTGCTCCGGAACAACCGGCTTTAGTAAATAAGGAAAAGCTGGCTGGTAAATGGACGCAGCCAATTCCAGGTCAGGAGCCCGCTGTTCAGGGTATTGAGATAAAAGCTGACGGCTCAGCAAGCTCCATTAATATGCACACACTTATTTACGAAAAATGGCAATTAAACGGAGACACCCTTTTATTGTGGAATCATACTACTGGTGTTAAAGAATCAGGTGCTGGTGTGGATACTGCTGTAATTACAACACTCACCGATTCCACACTAACACTCACCAGCAGCAATGGCTCTCATTCCAATTACACACGTGAGAAATAA
- a CDS encoding glycosyltransferase family 10 fucosyltransferase, giving the protein MEDKRLREHPESTLPRRYRVLFYNKMWDQEFDFTDIPIGEEFELVTDRKYMQEADAVVFHMPGIAETDPVLNNTQKREGQLWVFWSMECEENYKWQQRPEVRGLFDLMMTYRMDSDVPVPYFYPPYLDMLKRVPKPKTGFINAFISSGINESGRVGYLQELMSYIDVHSYGKLFNNRKLEQDEGVISKGRMMATYKFTIAFENAIAKDYVTEKFFHPLIVGSIPVYLGAPNIEAFAPADHCYINVNDFSSPGELADYLVRLNNDDELCRQYMKWKNEPLREDFVAVMNSIYKHPIERVCRAVKAEMRKREKI; this is encoded by the coding sequence ATGGAGGACAAACGTTTAAGAGAACACCCGGAAAGCACCTTGCCTCGCCGGTATAGGGTGCTGTTCTACAATAAAATGTGGGACCAGGAATTCGACTTCACCGACATCCCTATAGGGGAGGAGTTTGAGTTGGTTACTGACCGGAAATACATGCAGGAAGCCGATGCTGTGGTGTTTCATATGCCGGGCATCGCTGAAACAGATCCTGTATTGAACAACACACAGAAAAGGGAAGGGCAGCTATGGGTTTTCTGGTCCATGGAATGTGAAGAGAATTATAAATGGCAACAGCGACCGGAGGTCCGGGGACTGTTTGACCTGATGATGACTTACAGGATGGATTCGGATGTGCCGGTGCCTTATTTTTATCCGCCCTATCTCGATATGCTGAAACGTGTACCCAAGCCTAAAACAGGGTTTATCAATGCGTTTATTTCGAGCGGTATTAATGAAAGCGGGAGGGTAGGTTATTTGCAGGAATTGATGTCATACATCGACGTACATTCCTACGGGAAGTTATTTAACAACAGAAAGCTGGAACAAGACGAAGGGGTGATAAGTAAAGGACGCATGATGGCTACCTATAAGTTCACTATAGCTTTTGAAAATGCCATTGCGAAGGATTATGTTACGGAAAAATTCTTTCATCCGCTTATAGTGGGATCTATCCCGGTTTATCTGGGTGCGCCTAATATTGAGGCGTTTGCTCCGGCAGATCATTGCTATATTAATGTGAATGACTTTTCTTCTCCTGGAGAATTAGCGGATTATCTGGTCAGGCTGAATAATGATGATGAACTTTGTCGGCAATACATGAAATGGAAAAATGAACCGCTCCGGGAGGATTTTGTAGCCGTGATGAACAGCATTTATAAACACCCGATAGAGCGGGTTTGCAGGGCTGTCAAGGCAGAAATGAGAAAAAGGGAAAAAATATGA
- a CDS encoding glycosyltransferase family 32 protein, with product MKIPFIIHQTWKDEHLPKAFERMSRTWRNNHVHWEYHLWTDEMNRVFIATHYPYFLPVYDAYPMPIQRVDAVRYFILLKYGGFFIDLDFECLANIDPLAEKGPCVFGKEPSEHCLIHGKDMIISNAFMGAVPGCHFIGEVCGVLETGRCVTDHRNDQVLESTGPFMLSHVYEQYPHKNDVSLLEPEILYPLTKDEIDAWGDQPFNTTIRSRVPYAYGIHRFAGTWWKN from the coding sequence ATGAAAATACCTTTTATTATCCATCAGACCTGGAAAGATGAGCATCTTCCTAAGGCTTTTGAACGTATGTCGCGTACATGGAGGAATAACCATGTGCACTGGGAATACCATTTATGGACAGATGAAATGAACAGGGTGTTTATCGCTACACATTACCCGTATTTTCTGCCGGTATATGATGCGTACCCTATGCCTATTCAGCGGGTGGATGCAGTCAGGTACTTTATCCTGTTGAAATACGGCGGCTTTTTCATCGATCTCGATTTTGAATGCCTGGCGAATATAGATCCCCTTGCAGAGAAAGGCCCCTGCGTCTTCGGCAAAGAACCATCGGAACATTGTCTTATCCACGGGAAAGACATGATTATCAGCAATGCCTTTATGGGCGCTGTTCCGGGCTGCCATTTCATCGGGGAAGTATGTGGTGTACTGGAGACCGGCCGCTGTGTAACAGACCACCGGAACGATCAGGTGCTGGAATCCACCGGCCCTTTTATGCTTTCCCATGTCTATGAGCAGTATCCGCACAAAAACGATGTGAGCTTACTGGAACCGGAAATACTGTACCCACTGACGAAAGATGAGATCGATGCCTGGGGCGACCAACCATTTAATACGACCATTAGATCCAGGGTGCCGTATGCATACGGGATCCACCGTTTTGCAGGCACCTGGTGGAAAAATTAA
- a CDS encoding MFS transporter, which produces MFALFKKNPDQQLSRNAVILLVIGSLFVLANGLSTVFVTVFIWKITKSYVQVSLYNVSIYCFMVLGFILSGVISRRKGIPYCLRAGMLCLIVYFIAVLWLKSESVRYLLLLGIPYGLGYGLFYYSNNTLLYYYTSETNRGIYLGISNALGAIMGILAPTVSGAIIVSGHELQGYQYVFFITFAIYVISCIISYFLESRVQEGDFSMKRILSYSTHPDWNYIMKSNFFLGFREGAIYFIIDILYFLTFRNELSLGGFTTLISMIGVISSIMIGKYVTLKNSYKSILIGSIMTLTATLILVLHTSVQTVVIYGVLTNIFNNCWLIPFYMIQYQVAQGVMNNRETMGDFMIAREIPLAMGRVVGILLFIWVENTVLKDMSVRIAMPVLNAMVLLAYIFALSRIRKTKSRLTLSDVPQL; this is translated from the coding sequence ATGTTTGCGCTGTTTAAAAAAAATCCGGACCAGCAGCTGTCCAGGAATGCTGTTATCCTCCTGGTTATAGGAAGCCTGTTTGTACTGGCCAATGGCTTATCAACAGTATTTGTAACGGTTTTTATCTGGAAGATCACGAAGAGTTATGTCCAGGTATCACTTTATAATGTAAGCATATACTGCTTCATGGTACTGGGTTTCATACTTTCGGGCGTCATCTCGCGACGGAAGGGGATTCCTTATTGTCTCCGGGCAGGCATGTTGTGCCTGATTGTTTATTTTATTGCTGTGCTCTGGCTCAAAAGTGAATCCGTCAGGTATTTATTGCTGCTTGGCATTCCTTACGGACTTGGATATGGTTTGTTTTACTACTCTAACAATACCTTGTTGTATTATTATACATCAGAGACCAACAGAGGGATCTATCTGGGGATCAGCAACGCGCTGGGCGCTATCATGGGGATTCTGGCGCCAACAGTTTCCGGTGCGATCATTGTCAGCGGACATGAATTACAGGGATATCAATACGTATTTTTTATCACTTTTGCCATCTATGTCATATCCTGTATTATCAGCTACTTCCTGGAATCGAGAGTGCAGGAAGGCGATTTCAGCATGAAACGGATACTTTCCTATTCCACTCACCCGGACTGGAACTATATCATGAAGTCCAACTTCTTTCTGGGTTTCAGAGAGGGGGCCATCTATTTTATTATAGATATACTGTACTTCCTGACTTTCAGGAATGAGCTGTCGTTAGGAGGCTTTACAACACTGATATCCATGATCGGCGTTATCAGTTCCATTATGATCGGAAAATACGTCACTTTAAAAAATAGCTACAAAAGCATTCTGATCGGCAGTATAATGACATTAACTGCAACGCTGATACTGGTACTGCATACCTCTGTACAGACCGTTGTCATATACGGTGTACTCACCAATATCTTTAATAACTGCTGGCTGATCCCGTTTTACATGATACAATACCAGGTGGCACAGGGTGTAATGAATAACCGGGAAACGATGGGTGATTTTATGATTGCGAGGGAGATCCCGCTGGCGATGGGAAGGGTAGTGGGCATACTGCTGTTTATATGGGTGGAGAACACCGTCCTGAAAGATATGTCCGTACGTATAGCCATGCCCGTGCTGAATGCTATGGTGTTGCTGGCTTATATCTTTGCACTTTCCCGCATCAGGAAAACGAAATCCCGGCTAACGCTGAGCGATGTTCCCCAGCTTTAA
- a CDS encoding condensation domain-containing protein, giving the protein MENVWPGASEPSIGQVEYLKYLQVMSTVQKPSYVQVELELPQLNKEVVSKTIRLLLDRHNGLRTIFPMQDNRIVQVVLPVGDSRFQMEVVKTGKEVANFHHIRKDVYDKASAVFSDIGNGPLVCAVLFDNGSDGLLSLLIHHVICDEWSCILIRNELKIIHEAFTAGKEPQLPPVQVQLKNYCEKQNTWLRDNQQEISFFWKRKLSGFDKFFDIAVYRKMYNRRRNVLFPVFTRRHSYKTSELGAILDRPEASSYTSVIWHPAFSETATGSGKSVDSSVYASLLLFLYAYTGKKKLLVPSLVTDRLEPSYQQLVGCLLGSIYLAVDIQEDMTVRAFEQLVKNELAAACRHIIFSHNFLDLDGDLIRNCCDMYVNYLRKPGNMPAQVRSHKHVEEDYAINYPVYCLITVYDDALVFVWKYNRFLFDSNMIEDMVRYYEMLVQYIAHNEELPISELKNLVSIPEIIL; this is encoded by the coding sequence ATGGAAAATGTTTGGCCCGGGGCCAGCGAGCCTTCAATCGGTCAGGTGGAATACCTGAAGTACCTGCAGGTGATGAGCACTGTACAAAAGCCTTCTTACGTACAGGTAGAATTGGAATTACCGCAATTGAACAAGGAGGTCGTCAGCAAAACCATCAGGTTGTTACTGGATCGGCACAACGGTCTGCGTACAATTTTCCCGATGCAGGACAACCGGATTGTTCAGGTTGTGTTGCCTGTTGGCGATAGCCGTTTTCAGATGGAAGTGGTGAAGACGGGAAAAGAGGTTGCCAATTTTCATCATATCCGGAAAGATGTTTACGACAAGGCTTCTGCTGTTTTCTCAGATATCGGCAACGGGCCGCTGGTTTGCGCGGTCCTGTTTGACAACGGTAGCGATGGACTGTTGTCGTTGCTCATTCATCACGTGATCTGCGATGAATGGTCCTGCATACTGATCCGGAACGAACTTAAAATAATACACGAAGCCTTTACGGCAGGTAAGGAGCCTCAGTTGCCGCCAGTGCAGGTACAACTGAAGAATTACTGTGAAAAACAAAACACCTGGCTACGGGACAACCAGCAGGAGATCAGTTTCTTCTGGAAACGGAAACTCAGCGGTTTCGACAAATTCTTTGATATAGCAGTTTACAGGAAGATGTATAACCGGAGAAGGAATGTGCTGTTCCCCGTTTTTACCCGGCGGCATTCCTATAAAACGTCTGAGCTGGGCGCTATTCTGGACCGTCCTGAAGCATCTTCCTATACATCCGTGATATGGCATCCGGCTTTCAGTGAAACTGCAACAGGTTCCGGCAAAAGTGTTGATTCTTCCGTATATGCGTCACTGTTACTATTCCTGTATGCCTATACGGGCAAGAAAAAGCTGCTTGTTCCCAGCCTGGTGACTGACCGGCTGGAACCATCTTATCAGCAGCTGGTAGGCTGCCTGCTGGGAAGTATTTACCTGGCAGTGGATATACAGGAAGATATGACAGTAAGGGCATTTGAGCAGCTTGTGAAAAATGAGCTGGCAGCTGCCTGCAGGCATATTATATTCAGTCACAATTTCCTGGACCTTGATGGCGATTTGATTCGCAATTGCTGTGATATGTATGTCAACTATCTCCGTAAACCCGGTAATATGCCGGCCCAGGTACGTAGCCATAAACATGTGGAAGAAGATTATGCGATCAATTACCCTGTTTATTGCCTGATTACGGTGTATGACGATGCCCTGGTTTTTGTATGGAAATATAACAGGTTCCTGTTTGATAGCAATATGATAGAAGATATGGTCAGGTATTACGAAATGCTTGTACAGTATATTGCACATAATGAAGAGCTGCCAATCAGCGAATTAAAAAACCTGGTATCTATACCTGAAATCATCCTCTAG
- a CDS encoding glycosyltransferase has translation MEHHDFINSKELLILETYPAGVAPYDGLSGIFNVVAPLGRVVEDSSMLSEKTVLVCGIAPLYEHRISARNRNVIFTTFESDALPEHWVTAINRYQHCIVPHAAIKEVFVSSGVRIPVSVVHQGYRRYERRKPAKQATESFHIGFLGAPVNRKNLCKLYMACRELQQADIPELKLHVHVAAFYDWLDPQPFERMQRDGMVCWTSGKYTPQETAEWYHQLDCYIFPSSGEGWSYTPRESMYLGIPTIISDIPVHDELVKSGYYSVIRATGKVAADFNGAVYGSWNNIEVEEIKRAITDIYQRREHYQRLAGMGAVWIAEQWGSEEVGERIQELIARI, from the coding sequence ATGGAACATCACGATTTCATCAACAGCAAAGAGCTGTTGATCCTTGAAACTTACCCCGCCGGAGTGGCGCCCTATGATGGTTTATCGGGAATATTCAATGTAGTGGCACCGTTAGGCAGGGTGGTGGAGGATTCCAGTATGCTGTCTGAAAAAACGGTACTGGTATGTGGGATCGCTCCGCTGTATGAACACAGGATTTCTGCCCGGAACAGGAATGTGATATTTACCACTTTCGAATCAGATGCGCTTCCGGAGCATTGGGTAACTGCCATCAACCGGTACCAACACTGTATTGTACCGCATGCTGCGATAAAGGAAGTGTTCGTATCGTCGGGAGTACGTATACCCGTTTCCGTAGTTCACCAGGGATACCGGCGTTACGAAAGAAGGAAGCCAGCAAAGCAGGCAACAGAAAGTTTTCATATAGGGTTCCTGGGAGCGCCGGTGAACAGAAAAAATCTCTGCAAATTATACATGGCGTGCAGGGAGCTGCAGCAGGCGGATATACCGGAACTGAAGTTGCATGTACATGTGGCTGCCTTCTATGACTGGCTGGACCCTCAACCATTTGAGCGTATGCAGCGTGATGGGATGGTTTGCTGGACCAGTGGAAAATATACGCCGCAGGAAACTGCTGAATGGTACCATCAGCTGGATTGTTACATATTCCCTTCCAGCGGAGAGGGATGGTCTTACACGCCGAGGGAAAGCATGTACCTGGGTATTCCGACTATTATCAGCGATATTCCGGTGCACGATGAACTGGTGAAGAGCGGCTATTACAGCGTTATCCGGGCCACAGGCAAAGTAGCCGCAGATTTCAATGGTGCGGTATATGGTTCCTGGAATAATATTGAAGTGGAAGAAATAAAAAGAGCCATTACGGACATCTATCAGCGCAGGGAGCATTACCAGCGGCTTGCGGGGATGGGAGCTGTGTGGATAGCCGAACAATGGGGGAGTGAGGAGGTGGGAGAGAGGATACAGGAATTGATTGCAAGGATCTGA
- a CDS encoding glycosyltransferase family 32 protein, translated as MSAIPAIIHLISATSEPPARYAQCLHEMRKHHPHWRIRIWDDVAAVRLVEEFFPDWLPHYQGYEKNVQRTDILRVMLVYLYGGFYLDMDIFCLRPLDDLLNEELVLGVEKILSQQECEQLGHRYPLRIANYMFGSRPLHAFWPDFLAAALDRAGEAITCESDVLETTGPGLLTDVYHKHAEKYPELKLLHNASHPCPVACGPASCHFGDYARHLHFGAWRWQTVGDLEKNEVR; from the coding sequence ATGTCTGCAATACCAGCTATCATTCACCTGATCAGTGCCACCAGCGAACCGCCTGCCCGTTATGCCCAATGCCTGCACGAAATGCGGAAGCATCATCCGCACTGGCGTATCAGGATATGGGATGATGTGGCTGCTGTCCGGCTCGTGGAGGAGTTCTTTCCTGATTGGTTGCCGCATTACCAGGGATACGAAAAAAATGTGCAAAGAACGGATATCCTCCGGGTGATGCTGGTGTATCTCTACGGGGGATTTTATCTGGATATGGATATATTTTGTCTGCGTCCCCTCGACGATCTGCTGAACGAGGAGCTGGTACTGGGCGTAGAGAAAATACTTTCGCAACAGGAATGTGAGCAGCTTGGCCACCGTTATCCGCTGCGGATCGCCAACTATATGTTTGGAAGCCGGCCGCTGCATGCCTTCTGGCCCGACTTTCTGGCCGCCGCCCTGGACAGGGCGGGAGAAGCCATTACCTGTGAGTCCGACGTGCTGGAGACTACCGGCCCGGGCTTGTTGACAGACGTATATCACAAGCATGCAGAAAAATACCCCGAACTGAAACTGCTGCACAATGCTTCCCATCCCTGTCCGGTAGCCTGCGGACCTGCATCCTGTCACTTCGGTGATTATGCCAGGCATCTGCATTTTGGTGCATGGCGCTGGCAGACAGTAGGAGACCTGGAAAAAAATGAAGTGAGATAA